From a single Candidatus Lokiarchaeota archaeon genomic region:
- a CDS encoding ATP-binding cassette domain-containing protein: protein MEDLEQIAEENKLVVRDLMKVYRRGRKEVIALRGMDFEVDHGEFISIVGPSGSGKSTLLKLIGALDKPTAGKVLFDGHNITLLNDRRAMLYRRKKVGFVWQVGNLIPGLSALKNVKVPMKLANAPKGKIDKRAKELLETFNLEHRMDHKPNQLSGGENQRVAICVALANQPELLLADEVTGELDTETADIVMEALRKTNREFGTTIVNVTHNPRVAEYADRILRIRDGLIEGQKHVLYGDISEVDAKGRMVIPEAIRRMAGIEKRVVLKATSEGLLVTPLEMREENNQKS from the coding sequence ATGGAAGATTTAGAACAAATCGCGGAAGAGAACAAACTTGTGGTACGAGATCTCATGAAAGTCTATCGCCGAGGACGAAAGGAAGTTATCGCTTTGAGGGGTATGGATTTTGAGGTTGATCATGGAGAATTCATCTCGATAGTTGGACCTTCCGGCTCGGGAAAATCAACGCTCCTGAAATTAATCGGGGCTCTGGACAAGCCAACAGCCGGGAAAGTGCTCTTTGATGGCCATAACATCACCTTGCTCAACGATAGGCGTGCCATGCTATACAGACGGAAGAAGGTAGGGTTTGTCTGGCAGGTTGGCAATCTCATCCCAGGCTTGTCAGCTCTGAAAAACGTGAAAGTCCCGATGAAACTAGCCAATGCTCCAAAGGGCAAAATAGACAAACGAGCCAAGGAATTACTCGAGACATTCAATCTGGAGCACAGAATGGACCATAAGCCAAATCAGCTATCAGGTGGAGAGAACCAACGGGTAGCCATTTGTGTAGCGCTTGCAAACCAACCAGAGCTTCTACTCGCGGACGAGGTTACTGGAGAACTGGATACCGAAACAGCCGATATCGTCATGGAAGCTTTGCGTAAGACTAACCGAGAATTCGGAACAACCATTGTGAACGTCACACATAATCCCCGCGTTGCTGAATACGCAGATCGAATATTGCGTATCAGAGATGGTCTTATTGAGGGGCAGAAGCATGTGCTCTATGGTGACATATCAGAAGTGGATGCAAAAGGGCGAATGGTTATTCCTGAAGCTATTAGGCGTATGGCTGGAATTGAGAAGCGCGTCGTATTGAAAGCGACATCCGAAGGATTACTCGTTACACCGCTGGAAATGAGAGAGGAAAATAACCAAAAATCCTAG
- a CDS encoding mechanosensitive ion channel: MIQLGFIEDFVVWLQNIPQNLQDPVVVGLVLFLLSLAYIIISRSLSSALEEIGLSGQFSTGISLILRLIFVVIGIILVVNLFDPAIGALLSLSTVFGTALGLAFSQAVSEIVNGLYILIARPFRVGDYVRIANDEGIVTDVNLYYTRIQQPDETRLRIPNSKVLSSDVVNFRVDVKDVIKDVTSERLQTLNTDQRGTLSNVISRLKSITHTETAFRYTFDLTIHHSLDHVALRKNFDEVCEDWEEVFLVKPNWQVWDTSDNSIIYRVTIIVDEPRELLVHIADLMNELLLPYRKKPTETEE; this comes from the coding sequence ATGATACAATTGGGCTTCATTGAAGATTTTGTTGTATGGTTGCAGAATATCCCTCAGAATCTTCAAGACCCAGTTGTTGTTGGCCTTGTATTGTTTCTATTGAGTTTGGCATATATCATAATCTCTCGAAGCCTTAGCTCCGCATTGGAAGAAATAGGATTATCCGGTCAATTTTCTACGGGTATCAGTCTAATCCTTCGTTTGATTTTCGTCGTAATCGGGATTATCCTGGTGGTGAATCTATTTGACCCAGCTATTGGAGCACTATTGTCCCTTTCTACTGTTTTCGGTACCGCCCTGGGTCTTGCTTTCTCACAGGCCGTAAGTGAGATAGTAAATGGCCTCTATATTTTGATAGCACGTCCCTTTAGAGTTGGTGATTATGTTAGAATTGCCAATGACGAAGGAATTGTAACTGACGTGAATCTTTACTATACTCGTATTCAGCAACCTGATGAGACCCGTTTACGAATTCCGAATTCAAAAGTACTATCAAGTGATGTTGTCAATTTCCGTGTTGACGTGAAGGATGTCATCAAGGATGTCACGAGCGAACGATTGCAGACCCTGAATACTGACCAGCGGGGAACTCTGAGCAACGTTATCTCCCGGCTGAAATCAATTACCCATACCGAGACTGCTTTTCGTTATACCTTTGATTTGACAATACACCACAGTCTTGACCATGTTGCTTTGAGAAAAAATTTCGATGAAGTCTGTGAAGATTGGGAAGAGGTGTTTCTTGTAAAACCCAATTGGCAGGTTTGGGATACTTCTGATAATTCAATTATATATCGTGTTACCATCATCGTGGATGAGCCGAGAGAGCTCTTAGTGCACATTGCCGATTTGATGAATGAATTACTTCTACCTTACAGGAAGAAGCCAACTGAAACAGAGGAATAA
- the asnS gene encoding asparagine--tRNA ligase: MKFTPVEEILEGELIDKEVHLRGWIHRIRKQKNMVFAIVRDHTGVIQTVIKNNAVSEDEYEAAQKMLIESLVKIRGTVKEDARAKGGYEIQVSKLEVLHFADEFPITEDQSIEFLNDNRHLWMRSRAMTNALKVRDEVFRASREYLRNNGFFETTSPMFVSTMGEEGAELFEVDYFGDTMYLTQTSQMHLEPQLYALERVFTLAPSFRGEKSRTRKHLTEFWHLEAEEAWCDHDCNIERQEELISHICHSVAENEEKALDEMEVSRNRLLKIEPPFDRITYSEAIEFCQDAGVEISWGEDIRTEAEDALTEGRETFLFIEYYPKEIKSFYMKNNEKDPRTYKNNDLLAPEGFGEIIGGSQREDDPDILVENIKATGDDPSKYEWFVDIRKYGSVPHSGFGVGIDRLIRWMLDLDHIRDVIPFPRTVRRTYP; this comes from the coding sequence ATGAAATTCACTCCTGTCGAAGAGATTCTTGAAGGCGAGCTGATTGACAAAGAAGTCCATCTGAGAGGATGGATTCACAGAATCCGGAAACAGAAGAACATGGTCTTTGCCATTGTACGAGATCATACCGGAGTTATTCAGACGGTCATCAAGAATAACGCAGTTTCGGAAGATGAATACGAAGCTGCTCAGAAGATGCTAATAGAATCTCTTGTTAAGATTCGTGGGACTGTCAAGGAGGATGCAAGGGCTAAGGGTGGTTACGAAATCCAAGTATCGAAACTGGAGGTCCTTCACTTTGCTGACGAATTCCCCATTACAGAGGACCAGAGCATAGAGTTTCTAAACGACAACCGCCATCTGTGGATGCGCTCGAGAGCCATGACCAATGCTCTCAAGGTCAGGGATGAAGTCTTTCGAGCATCAAGAGAATATCTGCGAAACAATGGATTTTTTGAAACCACCTCTCCCATGTTTGTATCTACAATGGGGGAAGAGGGTGCCGAGCTGTTTGAGGTGGATTATTTCGGCGACACAATGTACCTAACTCAGACTTCTCAGATGCACTTGGAACCCCAACTGTACGCGTTAGAACGAGTGTTCACTCTAGCACCATCTTTCCGTGGTGAGAAATCACGCACTCGCAAGCACCTTACCGAATTCTGGCATTTGGAAGCCGAGGAAGCATGGTGCGACCATGACTGTAACATTGAACGTCAGGAAGAACTCATTTCGCATATTTGCCATTCAGTTGCTGAGAATGAAGAGAAAGCACTGGATGAGATGGAAGTCTCGAGGAACCGGCTTCTCAAAATCGAACCCCCCTTTGACCGGATAACATATTCAGAAGCGATTGAGTTCTGCCAGGACGCCGGTGTCGAAATCAGCTGGGGTGAAGACATTCGAACGGAAGCAGAAGATGCTCTAACTGAAGGACGGGAGACATTTCTGTTCATCGAATACTACCCGAAGGAAATCAAAAGCTTCTACATGAAAAACAACGAGAAGGATCCTCGTACATACAAGAATAACGATTTGCTAGCTCCTGAAGGATTTGGAGAAATCATAGGCGGAAGCCAGAGAGAAGACGATCCTGACATACTTGTAGAGAACATAAAAGCAACCGGTGATGATCCTTCGAAGTATGAATGGTTTGTAGACATCCGGAAATACGGCAGTGTTCCACATTCAGGCTTTGGTGTCGGAATAGATCGACTTATTCGATGGATGCTCGATTTAGATCATATTCGCGATGTGATTCCCTTTCCAAGAACGGTACGCAGAACATACCCGTAG